Proteins from a genomic interval of Fundulus heteroclitus isolate FHET01 chromosome 21, MU-UCD_Fhet_4.1, whole genome shotgun sequence:
- the bdh1 gene encoding D-beta-hydroxybutyrate dehydrogenase, mitochondrial — MAPQSMFRVAVLVSFSVLLTVVLGLGLPALLNALMRTLGLPETSVTECIVVIYAAFVLYVATPRIPRGSVEVKGKAVLITGCDTGFGLSLAKHLHALGFTVFAGCLLKDKDGEGAKELEEFGSDRMKVVQLDVCSDEQVKEAVEYIRGNLADSQRGLWAVVNNAGVSTFGEVEFTSMDTYRQVSEVNLWGTIRVTKAVLPLIRRAKGRVVNIASMYGRMGNRLRSPYCVSKYGVEAFSDCLRYEMKTWGVKVSVVEPGNYIVATGILTRDTVATTANKLWNEAPAEVREDYGKSHFEQYMALMRSYCGSGEKDMTPVLDDITDALRSKRPYTRYNPMEPHWWIRMQVMTHLPGAVSDLLYF, encoded by the exons ATGGCTCCTCAGTCCATGTTCAGGGTGGCGGTGCTGGTGTCCTTCTCGGTCCTCCTCACCGTGGTGCTGGGCCTCGGTCTGCCCGCTCTGCTCAACGCCCTCATGAGGACGCTGGGACTGCCGGAAACCAGCGTCACCGAGTGCATCGTCGTGATCTATGCGGCGTTTGTGCTGTACGTCGCGACGCCTCGAATCCCCAGAGGGTCGGTGGAG GTTAAAGGGAAAGCTGTGCTCATCACTGGCTGTGACACCGGGTTCGGTCTCTCCCTCGCGAAACATTTGCACGCGCTTGGTTTCACGGTGTTTGCTGGGTGTCTGCTGAAG GACAAAGACGGAGAGGGTGCAAAGGAGCTGGAGGAATTCGGTTCCGATCGCATGAAGGTGGTCCAGCTGGACGTCTGCAGCGACGAGCAGGTGAAGGAGGCCGTGGAATACATCAGAGGCAACCTGGCCGACTCGCAGAGAG GCCTGTGGGCCGTGGTGAACAACGCCGGCGTGTCGACCTTCGGGGAGGTGGAGTTCACCTCCATGGACACCTACAGGCAGGTGTCTGAGGTCAACCTGTGGGGCACCATCAGGGTCACCAAAGCCGTCCTGCCCTTAATCCGCAGGGCAAAAG GCCGGGTCGTCAACATCGCCAGCATGTACGGCCGGATGGGCAACCGGCTGCGTTCCCCGTACTGCGTGTCCAAATACGGCGTGGAGGCCTTCTCCGACTGCCTGCGCTACGAGATGAAGACCTGGGGAGTGAAGGTGTCCGTGGTCGAGCCGGGGAACTACATCGTGGCCACGGGCATCCTCACCCGAGACACCGTGGCCACCACGGCCAACAAGCTGTGGAACGAGGCCCCCGCCGAGGTCAGGGAGGACTACGGGAAGAGCCACTTCGAGCAGTACATGGCGCTGATGCGCTCGTACTGCGGCAGCGGCGAGAAGGACATGACCCCGGTTCTGGACGACATCACGGACGCCCTGAGGTCGAAGCGGCCGTACACGCGCTACAACCCCATGGAGCCGCACTGGTGGATCAGGATGCAGGTGATGACCCACCTGCCTGGCGCCGTATCCGACCTGCTCTACTTCTAA
- the gyg1b gene encoding glycogenin-1b isoform X3, with the protein MADQAFVTLATNDNYARGAMVLGKSLRNHNTSKKLVVLVGPQVSAPCQSVLKNIFDEVKVVDVLDSGDTAHLAMMKRPDLGVTFTKLHCWTLTHYSKCVFMDADTLALSNIDELFEREELSAAPDPGWPDCFNSGVFVFRPSVETYGKLLQYCTDHGSFDGGDQGILNGFFSDWATADISKHLPFIYNLSSIAIYTYLPAFKQYGGNAKVVHFLGKTKPWSYTFDRKTRQISGGVQEPATQPSFLLNWWTLFASTVLPMLQEQYGGEPFHSGCLEEEGGSSHAQPLQPMPSSEERKEQWEQGQADYMGMDSFDNIQRKLDTFLK; encoded by the exons ATGGCAG ATCAGGCTTTTGTGACCCTGGCTACCAATGACAACTATGCCCGAGGTGCCATGGTTCTGGGCAAGTCTCTTCGTAACCACAACACCTCCAAGAAATTGGTGGTACTTGTTGGCCCACAGGTGTCTGCGCCTTGCCA GTCTGTGCTGAAGAACATCTTTGACGAGGTTAAGGTGGTGGACGTTTTGGACAGCGGTGACACAGCTCACCTGGCAATGATGAAGAGGCCCGATCTGGGTGTCACGTTTACAAAGCTCCACTGCTGGACCCTCACGCATTACTCCAAATGCGTTTTCATGGACGCAGACACTCTG GCACTGTCCAACATAGATGAACTCTTTGAAAGAGAGGAGTTGTCAGCTGCTCCAGATCCCGGCTGGCCTGACTGCTTCAACTctggtgtgtttgtttttcgGCCCTCTGTGGAGACTTATGGCAAGCTGCTTCAGTATTGCACAGATCATGGCAGCTTTGATG GAGGAGACCAAGGGATTTTGAACGGCTTCTTCAGCGACTGGGCGACAGCTGACATCTCCAAACATCTCCCTTTCATTTACAACCTCAGCAGCATAGCCATCTACACTTACCTTCCAGCATTTAAGCA GTATGGTGGAAATGCCAAGGTGGTTCACTTTCTGGGGAAGACCAAGCCATGGAGTTATACGTTCGACCGCAAAACCAGGCAGATTTCAGGAGGTGTGCAGGAGCCTGCAACACAGCCCAGCTTCCTCCTGAACTGGTGGACCCTGTTCGCCAGCACTGTCCTGCCAATGCTGCAGGAACAGTATGGAGGCGAGCCGTTTCACTCTGGATGCCTTGAG GAGGAAGGTGGCTCCTCGCATGCACAGCCTCTCCAACCCATGCCGAGTTCAGAAGAACGAAAGGAGCAGTGGGAGCAAGGCCAAGCAGACTACATGGGAATGGACTCATTTGATAACATACAGAGAAAGCTCGACACCTTCCTCAAATGA
- the gyg1b gene encoding glycogenin-1b isoform X1: MADQAFVTLATNDNYARGAMVLGKSLRNHNTSKKLVVLVGPQVSAPCQSVLKNIFDEVKVVDVLDSGDTAHLAMMKRPDLGVTFTKLHCWTLTHYSKCVFMDADTLALSNIDELFEREELSAAPDPGWPDCFNSGVFVFRPSVETYGKLLQYCTDHGSFDGGDQGILNGFFSDWATADISKHLPFIYNLSSIAIYTYLPAFKQYGGNAKVVHFLGKTKPWSYTFDRKTRQISGGVQEPATQPSFLLNWWTLFASTVLPMLQEQYGGEPFHSGCLESKHSDSTVTCETVQEEGGSSHAQPLQPMPSSEERKEQWEQGQADYMGMDSFDNIQRKLDTFLK; this comes from the exons ATGGCAG ATCAGGCTTTTGTGACCCTGGCTACCAATGACAACTATGCCCGAGGTGCCATGGTTCTGGGCAAGTCTCTTCGTAACCACAACACCTCCAAGAAATTGGTGGTACTTGTTGGCCCACAGGTGTCTGCGCCTTGCCA GTCTGTGCTGAAGAACATCTTTGACGAGGTTAAGGTGGTGGACGTTTTGGACAGCGGTGACACAGCTCACCTGGCAATGATGAAGAGGCCCGATCTGGGTGTCACGTTTACAAAGCTCCACTGCTGGACCCTCACGCATTACTCCAAATGCGTTTTCATGGACGCAGACACTCTG GCACTGTCCAACATAGATGAACTCTTTGAAAGAGAGGAGTTGTCAGCTGCTCCAGATCCCGGCTGGCCTGACTGCTTCAACTctggtgtgtttgtttttcgGCCCTCTGTGGAGACTTATGGCAAGCTGCTTCAGTATTGCACAGATCATGGCAGCTTTGATG GAGGAGACCAAGGGATTTTGAACGGCTTCTTCAGCGACTGGGCGACAGCTGACATCTCCAAACATCTCCCTTTCATTTACAACCTCAGCAGCATAGCCATCTACACTTACCTTCCAGCATTTAAGCA GTATGGTGGAAATGCCAAGGTGGTTCACTTTCTGGGGAAGACCAAGCCATGGAGTTATACGTTCGACCGCAAAACCAGGCAGATTTCAGGAGGTGTGCAGGAGCCTGCAACACAGCCCAGCTTCCTCCTGAACTGGTGGACCCTGTTCGCCAGCACTGTCCTGCCAATGCTGCAGGAACAGTATGGAGGCGAGCCGTTTCACTCTGGATGCCTTGAG TCCAAGCACAGTGACTCAACAGTCACTTGTGAGACTGTACAG GAGGAAGGTGGCTCCTCGCATGCACAGCCTCTCCAACCCATGCCGAGTTCAGAAGAACGAAAGGAGCAGTGGGAGCAAGGCCAAGCAGACTACATGGGAATGGACTCATTTGATAACATACAGAGAAAGCTCGACACCTTCCTCAAATGA
- the gyg1b gene encoding glycogenin-1b isoform X2, with the protein MADQAFVTLATNDNYARGAMVLGKSLRNHNTSKKLVVLVGPQVSAPCQSVLKNIFDEVKVVDVLDSGDTAHLAMMKRPDLGVTFTKLHCWTLTHYSKCVFMDADTLALSNIDELFEREELSAAPDPGWPDCFNSGVFVFRPSVETYGKLLQYCTDHGSFDGGDQGILNGFFSDWATADISKHLPFIYNLSSIAIYTYLPAFKQYGGNAKVVHFLGKTKPWSYTFDRKTRQISGGVQEPATQPSFLLNWWTLFASTVLPMLQEQYGGEPFHSGCLENCLEMQIGYPCTEEGGSSHAQPLQPMPSSEERKEQWEQGQADYMGMDSFDNIQRKLDTFLK; encoded by the exons ATGGCAG ATCAGGCTTTTGTGACCCTGGCTACCAATGACAACTATGCCCGAGGTGCCATGGTTCTGGGCAAGTCTCTTCGTAACCACAACACCTCCAAGAAATTGGTGGTACTTGTTGGCCCACAGGTGTCTGCGCCTTGCCA GTCTGTGCTGAAGAACATCTTTGACGAGGTTAAGGTGGTGGACGTTTTGGACAGCGGTGACACAGCTCACCTGGCAATGATGAAGAGGCCCGATCTGGGTGTCACGTTTACAAAGCTCCACTGCTGGACCCTCACGCATTACTCCAAATGCGTTTTCATGGACGCAGACACTCTG GCACTGTCCAACATAGATGAACTCTTTGAAAGAGAGGAGTTGTCAGCTGCTCCAGATCCCGGCTGGCCTGACTGCTTCAACTctggtgtgtttgtttttcgGCCCTCTGTGGAGACTTATGGCAAGCTGCTTCAGTATTGCACAGATCATGGCAGCTTTGATG GAGGAGACCAAGGGATTTTGAACGGCTTCTTCAGCGACTGGGCGACAGCTGACATCTCCAAACATCTCCCTTTCATTTACAACCTCAGCAGCATAGCCATCTACACTTACCTTCCAGCATTTAAGCA GTATGGTGGAAATGCCAAGGTGGTTCACTTTCTGGGGAAGACCAAGCCATGGAGTTATACGTTCGACCGCAAAACCAGGCAGATTTCAGGAGGTGTGCAGGAGCCTGCAACACAGCCCAGCTTCCTCCTGAACTGGTGGACCCTGTTCGCCAGCACTGTCCTGCCAATGCTGCAGGAACAGTATGGAGGCGAGCCGTTTCACTCTGGATGCCTTGAG AACTGTCTGGAAATGCAGATTGGCTACCCCTGCACT GAGGAAGGTGGCTCCTCGCATGCACAGCCTCTCCAACCCATGCCGAGTTCAGAAGAACGAAAGGAGCAGTGGGAGCAAGGCCAAGCAGACTACATGGGAATGGACTCATTTGATAACATACAGAGAAAGCTCGACACCTTCCTCAAATGA
- the nck1b gene encoding cytoplasmic protein NCK1 isoform X2 — protein MDMANLFKHFFRIGKVKSRKGGMRDTASNADTDLSTDNGERLYDLNVPALVKFSYAAEREDELSLVKGTRVVVMEKCSDGWWRGSYNGRSGWFPSNYVTEDVDGTAGGGGMGGLGDPAAGSLTEKLAAVVSTSTNGNRVLHTVQALYPFSSGNDEELNFERGEVMDVIEKPENDPEWWKCRKADGQLGLVPKNYVTVLDSSSHKSTAGLAGPPTPDCDYISPSGSGRFAGKEWYYGKVTRHQAEVALNQRGTEGDFLIRDSESSPNDFSISLKAQSKNKHFKVQLKENLYCIGQRKFNSMEELVEHYKKAPIFTSEQGDKLYLIKALAAS, from the exons atggacatggctaacCTATTCAAACATTTCTTTC GAATTGGGAAGGTGAAGAGCAGGAAGGGGGGGATGAGAGACACGGCGTCCAACGCCGACACAGATCTGAGCACAGACAACGGCGAGCGGCTGTACGACCTCAACGTGCCGGCCCTGGTCAAGTTCAGCTACGCGGCGGAGCGCGAGGACGAGCTCTCTCTGGTGAAGGGCACGCGGGTGGTGGTGATGGAGAAGTGCAGCGACGGCTGGTGGCGCGGCAGCTACAACGGACGCTCCGGCTGGTTCCCGTCGAACTACGTGACGGAAGACGTGGACGGGACGGCGGGGGGAGGGGGCATGGGCGGGCTCGGAGACCCGGCGGCCGGCTCGCTGACGGAGAAGCTGGCGGCTGTGGTCAGCACCAGCACGAACGGGAACAGGGTGCTGCACACGGTCCAGGCGCTCTACCCGTTCAGCTCCGGCAACGACGAGGAGCTGAACTTTGAGCGGGGCGAGGTGATGGACGTCATAGAGAAGCCCGAGAACGACCCGGAGTGGTGGAAGTGCCGCAAAGCGGACGGACAGCTAGGCCTGGTGCCTAAGAACTACGTCACTGTGCTCGACTCCAGCTCCCATAAATCCACGGCGGGGCTGGCGGGGCCTCCGACGCCTGACTGTGACTACATCTCGCCCTCAGGCAGCGGCCGCTTTGCAGGGAAGGAGTGGTACTACGGGAAGGTGACGCGCCACCAGGCTGAGGTGGCGCTAAACCAGAGAGGCACGGAGGGAGACTTCCTGATCCGAGACAGCGAGTCGTCG CCGAACGACTTCTCCATCTCCCTGAAGGCGCAGAGCAAGAACAAGCACTTCAAAGTGCAGCTGAAGGAGAACCTTTACTGCATCGGACAGCGCAAATTCAACTCTATGGAAGAGCTTGTCGAACACTACAAAAAGGCTCCCATCTTTACCAGTGAGCAGGGAGACAAACTGTACCTGATCAAAGCCCTGGCTGCCTCCTGA